A genomic region of Amphiura filiformis chromosome 6, Afil_fr2py, whole genome shotgun sequence contains the following coding sequences:
- the LOC140154490 gene encoding uncharacterized protein KIAA1958-like — MREILDIKQVNVPGSGKLVGCIGEPVEIVEDPLPEFLLGFDPNEEVELDEEYREVIEKMMEEEDDMLLLCIAAEIQKQAATSPNLDQPVQETKPEMQQQASTSRFKILTEEDLLKIESDREEKTTKRATKWGVKVFKDWCQSKELSTDFELLPIDALAELLREFYGAVRQKNGNMYALPTYRGLRSALQRHLNSAPFNRNINIQSNPQFNAANHVYMGVIKRLKRLGLDVSEPHPAISNGDLQKMLSSKKLSKEDPRSLQRLVWFYLEFHFCRRGSEGLRELRKDSFIAREDDTGARYYTMAYNEATKNHPGGEESIGGKTKMKRMYETKTDTCPVAALDLYLSKLSPESDCLFQRPRDKFKASDDVWYTKQAVGVNTLGSMLREISKEAGLSRIYTNHSVRATTIRSLNDAGLKLGL; from the exons ATGCGTGAAATCCTTGATATTAAGCAGGTGAATGTTCCCGGAAGTGGAAAGCTTGTAGGCTGTATCGGGGAACCCGTCGAAATTGTCGAAGATCCTTTACCTGAATTTCTTCTGGGGTTTGACCCCAACGAAGAGGTAGAGCTTGATGAAGAATACAGAGAGGTGATAGAGAAGATGATGGAGGAGGAAGACGATATGCTACTGCTTTGTATTGCTGCTGAGATTCAGAAGCAAGCAGCTACAAGTCCAAACCTAGACCAGCCTGTACAGGAAACCAAACCTGAGATGCAACAACAAGCTAGCACTAGCAGGTTTAAGATTTTGACAGAAGAAGATCTTCTCAAAATTGAAAGTGATCGGGAAGAGAAGACAACAAAGAGAGCAACGAAATGGGGAGTGAAGGTGTTCAAAG ATTGGTGCCAAAGCAAGGAATTGTCAACTGATTTTGAATTACTACCAATCGACGCTCTTGCTGAACTTTTGAGAGAGTTTTACGGTGCTGTTCGTCAGAAAAATGGGAATATGTATGCACTGCCAACTTACAGAGGGCTACGGTCAGCTTTACAGCGACACTTGAATAGTGCTCCTTTTAACAGAAACATTAACATTCAGAGTAATCCTCAATTTAATGCGGCAAACCATGTGTACATGGGAGTAATCAAAAGACTCAAGAGACTTGGTCTGGATGTATCTGAGCCACATCCAGCAATAAGTAATGGTGACTTACAAAAAATGCTATCCTCCAAGAAACTCAGCAAAGAAGACCCAAGAAGTCTGCAACGCTTGGTATGGTTTTATTTAGAATTTCATTTTTGCAGAAGGGGTTCTGAAGGGCTTAGAGAACTAAGAAAGGATTCTTTTATAGCACGAGAAGATGACACGGGGGCGCGTTACTACACCATGGCATATAATGAGGCAACCAAAAATCATCCGGGTGGCGAAGAGAGTATTGGGGGGAAAACCAAAATGAAGAGAATGTACGAAACAAAAACTGATACATGTCCAGTGGCAGCATTGGATTTGTATTTAAGTAAGCTTTCGCCCGAGAGTGATTGTTTATTTCAAAGGCCAAGGGATAAGTTCAAAGCGAGTGATGATGTATGGTATACCAAACAAGCTGTTGGGGTCAATACATTAGGTTCAATGTTAAGAGAAATAAGTAAGGAGGCTGGACTTTCCAGAATATATACCAATCATAGTGTGAGAGCTACAACAATCAGGTCACTGAATGATGCGGGTTTGAAACTAGGGTTATAA